The genomic DNA TTTCAGAAATTGCAGTGGAACTCTCTTCGCGGCGAATACATATCGAAGAATGTCCAAGTTCTCTTTCGCGTAGATATCTACAGATATAGTTGAATCCCTAAGAACCGAATAGACATCAAAAAAATCCCGTGGCCGTGGTCTCCTATGTATAGTGGGAATGATCTGCTTATATTCTTCCATCTGCTGACAAAGGGCACGTAACTTTTCATAAACGAAAACAAGACGAGAATACACAGAGATAGTGTATCCGTCTAAATTGAAAGTCTCCTTACGCAGGTGCTCGTCGACCTGCTGACCAATGCAGCCGAGGCGACGCCGGCCGGCGGCGAGATCTCGCTGGCCGCTACCACCGTCAACTCGATGCCGATTCCGGGCCGGGCATTCCTGCCGCCGACCGAGCGCGCGTCTTCGAGCCGTTCTTCACCACCAAGAGCGCGGGGACCGGGCTCGGCCTCGCCATCGCGCGACAGATCGTGGCCGCGCATGACGGCCGCATCGAGATCGGCGAGCGCAAGGGCGAGCGACGATCCGACGGCAGACCTGGACAGTCGAAAACGTCAGGAACTGGCAGCCGCGCGGATAAGAAGTTCAAACGGCCTTGCCCGTCTATCAGCACCCACCCCCACCCCGTCTCCGTGAACGTCCAGCGGTCCATTCGCATTCAAGCACGCGATGGCCGACAGGTGGTTGCAGACGGCAGAACGCAGGTCGCTGACGCGGTCGATCGCGGCGGGTCGTCCGCGGTCCACTCGCCGGTCTTCTCGAGGAAAGGGGACAGTTCCTCCGGGCCCCATCGCAACGGCAACACACCATCGACCCATTGCCAGCCTTCGATCTCGAACTGGACCAGGCGCTGAGCTCCCTCGAATGCGGTGACCTGAGGCCCGTCCCAGATGACGACTCCGCGCCCGGCCACATGGAGCAGCCCTCCGGATGAAAAATCGATGAACAACAGTCCGCACCTCGGATTCAACTGCAGGTTGCCGAGCGTATTGAAGAGAAAGTTTCCGATGAAGTCTGGAATGGTCAGTCGCGAACCATCAGCATCGACCCGAATGAATCTGCGCTTCCCGCCGCGGTGGGACACATCGACTCCCTCGTAACGCGCGGAATTCGCCTCTGAGCTCGGATGGGCCGACGCGATATAGAACGTGTCGGCTTGGCGGATGCGCGCCTGCTGCTCGACGTCAAGCGTAGCGCCCCGTCGAATCTGCGCTTCGCCAGGGGATACTTCCACGTACTCGGGCTTTCGGGCCTGGATGTACTTGGGACAGTTGCCGAAGCTCTGGGACACTGCGACCTGCAGACCGGACCCAGAAGCCTCTTGAATGATGCCGTTCATGCGATTGCGACGACGCGTATGAGGCTCTATGCCGAGCAGCCCGACCGATGCGCCGGGCACCAGCGCACCAGCAAGCGGATCCGTGGCGTCCGGGTGCGCGTCGATGACCAGAGTTCTCGGATCCGGCGACTGAACGAAGCCGGCAGGGCCGGCCAGAACAGTGGCCCAAGGCTGTCGGGTCGAATCCAAGGCTCCGATCAGGATGAACGGCAACTGCGCGAAGAAGGTGCGGTGCTGGTCAGGCATGTAGTCTCGAACCACACGCCTGCCCAGATCCTCGATCTGCTCTCGAACGCCCAAGCGATGCTGGATCGCGGCCTCTCCAGGGTGGAAAACCTCGCTGCTCAATCGATCATCGGTGTCCATCGTGTACCCTCCTGACTGCCGGCTGCGCGTGTTTCAGAGCTCTCCCAGATAATCCGCCTTGCCGATCTCCACGCCGTTGTGCCGCAGCATCGTGTAGGTCGTCGTGGTGTGGAAAAAGACGTTCGGCAAGACGAAGCGCTGGACGTAGTCGATCCCCTTGAGGGTGACCTCCCCGCGCGCCGTCTTGAAGGTGATCGGTCTGTCCTCGGTGCCATCGATCTGCGAGGGCTGAGCTGCGGACAGGAAGGCCAACGTCGTCTCAACCCGGCCGTCGAGCTCCGCAAACGTCGCTTCGTCGTCCGAGAACTTGGGGGGCTCGGCACCGGACAAGCGCCAGACGCAAAGCCGGGGCATGTCGGTGGCGATGCGAACCTGCGATGCGAACGGCAGCATGTCCGGAAAGAACCGAAAGCCTATGAAGGCGGAGGGATCGATCCTGCGCGCCTCGCAATGTGCAGCAGCCTTGCCAAGCAGATGCCGCAAGGTCGTGAGCGCCCGAATCGCTGGCGGAATAGTGGTTTGATACATTCCCAGGGACATCGTGACCTCCAGTTGACTTGAGTTGTGCGAAACCTCGCTCCTGCGACGAGGCGATGCGGTCAACTTACTTCGCTTCGAGTCGCGGCGGAAGCCTACGATCGCGCAATCCGGGTTTGCGTTAACGCAATGTTCGGGCCCCAGCGGAGCTCTGCGGGGGCGGGTCTACCCACTCACCGTCTCGACACGCGCTCCACAGGTGACCGCCCGGAGCAATGCTGTTATCATCCAGCGATCCATCGTCTCGAGGAGCAGGTGCATGAGGAAGTCGAAGACAGAGACTGCGGAGACCCGCAGACGCATCGT from Nitrospirota bacterium includes the following:
- a CDS encoding nucleotidyl transferase AbiEii/AbiGii toxin family protein; translation: MYSRLVFVYEKLRALCQQMEEYKQIIPTIHRRPRPRDFFDVYSVLRDSTISVDIYAKENLDILRYVFAAKRVPLQFLKNLENEREFHRQGFDAVRDTVNAGANLQPFDFYFDYVLGKVRDIIPLLAID
- a CDS encoding pyridoxamine 5'-phosphate oxidase family protein; translation: MDTDDRLSSEVFHPGEAAIQHRLGVREQIEDLGRRVVRDYMPDQHRTFFAQLPFILIGALDSTRQPWATVLAGPAGFVQSPDPRTLVIDAHPDATDPLAGALVPGASVGLLGIEPHTRRRNRMNGIIQEASGSGLQVAVSQSFGNCPKYIQARKPEYVEVSPGEAQIRRGATLDVEQQARIRQADTFYIASAHPSSEANSARYEGVDVSHRGGKRRFIRVDADGSRLTIPDFIGNFLFNTLGNLQLNPRCGLLFIDFSSGGLLHVAGRGVVIWDGPQVTAFEGAQRLVQFEIEGWQWVDGVLPLRWGPEELSPFLEKTGEWTADDPPRSTASATCVLPSATTCRPSRA
- a CDS encoding DUF1993 domain-containing protein → MSLGMYQTTIPPAIRALTTLRHLLGKAAAHCEARRIDPSAFIGFRFFPDMLPFASQVRIATDMPRLCVWRLSGAEPPKFSDDEATFAELDGRVETTLAFLSAAQPSQIDGTEDRPITFKTARGEVTLKGIDYVQRFVLPNVFFHTTTTYTMLRHNGVEIGKADYLGEL